In a single window of the Thunnus thynnus chromosome 9, fThuThy2.1, whole genome shotgun sequence genome:
- the cd40lg gene encoding CD40 ligand: protein MINTYQTSLAAPPVPPRLNRSIPVLMPGPLPSRGHSKSLIRFLVGVVLLHLLLSVGGFIYLYHTSKKEKPASAEGKAALLLSEKQETSYKALARMIVKHTAQDPTSGYLQWDTKHSVLRNINYYRNSWLTILEPGDYFVFSRVTFSKGNSKLPLASMVKLRKNEAGDEKTVMRAYCSLESYNRSASNPQLCTATQGEVITLEKGNQLSVWVQDLSLVDYNEEATAFGMYKV from the exons ATGATCAACACTTACCAGACCAGCCTGGCTGCACCGCCAGTGCCTCCACGCCTCAACAGGTCCATCCCGGTCCTCATGCCAGGTCCACTTCCATCACGAGGCCACAGCAAGTCACTCATCCGGTTTTTGGTTGGTGTAGTATTGCTGCATTTATTGCTGTCTGTCGGAGGATTCATCTACCTGTACCACACCAGCAAAAAG GAAAAACCTGCCTCAGCTGAAGGAAAAG CTGCCCTTCTCTTATCAGAAAAGCAGGAAACTTCCTACAAAGCCTTGGCACGCATGATAGTTAAGCACACAGCACAGGACCCTACAT CGGGTTATCTCCAGTGGGACACAAAGCACTCAGTTCTCAGGAACATCAATTACTACCGCAACAGTTGGTTGACTATTCTGGAGCCCGGTGACTACTTCGTCTTCTCCAGGGTGACCTTCTCAAAGGGCAACTCCAAGCTCCCACTGGCCAGCATGGTCAAGCTGAGGAAAAATGAGGCAGGAGACGAGAAGACTGTGATGCGGGCCTACTGCAGCCTGGAGAGCTACAACAGGTCTGCATCCAATCCTCAGCTGTGCACAGCCACGCAGGGAGAGGTGATCACACTGGAGAAGGGAAACCAGCTCAGTGTCTGGGTACAAGACCTTTCATTGGTGGACTACAATGAAGAAGCCACAGCCTTTGGGATGTACAAAGTGTAG
- the tmtops3a gene encoding teleost multiple tissue opsin 3a, which translates to MCVQLLFSRLSPLTAMVVHIRGYNFSTTDSSFFSSSLSTDATLRDSTAPQTPGGLSRTGHTVVAVCLGFILVAGILTNFLALLIFAKFRTLWTPINLILLNISLSDILVCVFGTPFSFAASLHGRWLIGEYGCKWYGFANSLFGIVSLVSLSILSYERYTTVLRSSQVDISDFRKAWLCVGGSWFYSLLWTLPPFLGWGSYGPEGPGTTCSVQWHLRSPTSVSYVLCLFIFCLLLPLLLMVYSYGRILVAIRRVGKINLLTAQRREQHILVMVLSMVSCYMLCWMPYGIMALMATFGKLGLVTPMASVVPSVLAKFSTVVNPVIYMFFNNQFYRCFVAFMKCKEEPQSVQGEEHPNPRTRLSGFFPVHRQASLSSSQPHIPSRSRNAVLCSRHNDRHTFVVHYNP; encoded by the exons ATGTGTGTCCAGCTCCTCTTCAGCCGCCTCTCTCCACTCACTGCTATGGTCGTCCACATACGCGGTTACAatttcagcaccacagacagctCTTTCTTCAGCTCCAGCCTCAGCACCGACGCCACCCTGCGGGACTCCACGGCGCCCCAGACCCCCGGCGGGCTGAGCCGAACCGGCCACACGGTGGTGGCAGTATGCCTCGGTTTCATTCTAGTGGCAGGCATCCTCACCAACTTCCTCGCTCTGCTCATCTTCGCCAAGTTTCGCACCCTCTGGACGCCCATCAATCTCATCCTGTTGAATATCAGCCTGAGCGACATCCTCGTGTGTGTTTTCGGGACTCCCTTCAGCTTCGCGGCGAGTTTGCACGGAAGATGGCTCATAGGAGAGTACGGCTGCAAGTGGTACGGGTTCGCCAATTCCCTCTTTG GGATTGTGTCTCTGGTGTCCTTGTCCATTCTCTCCTATGAGCGCTACACCACTGTGCTGCGTTCCTCCCAGGTTGACATTTCAGACTTCAGGAAGGCCTGGCTGTGTGTCGGAGGCTCCTGGTTCTACTCTCTCCTCTGGACTTTGCCCCCCTTCCTGGGCTGGGGCAGCTACGGGCCTGAGGGTCCTGGTACCACGTGCTCCGTCCAGTGGCACCTACGTTCGCCCACCAGTGTCTCATACGTGTTGTGTCTGTTCAtcttctgtctgctgctgcccCTTCTACTCATGGTCTACTCTTATGGCCGAATCCTGGTTGCAATCAGGAGG GTGGGTAAGATCAACCTGCTGACAGCTCAGCGCAGAGAGCAGCACATTTTGGTGATGGTGTTATCCATGGTGTCCTGCTACATGCTGTGCTGGATGCCCTATGGTATCATGGCCCTGATGGCCACCTTTGGGAAGTTGGGACTGGTCACCCCCATGGCCAGTGTGGTGCCCTCCGTTCTGGCCAAGTTCAGCACTGTTGTCAACCCCGTCATCTACATGTTCTTCAACAACCAG ttttatagATGCTTTGTGGCCTTCATGAAGTGCAAAGAGGAACCTCAGTCTGTTCAAGGAGAGGAGCACCCGAACCCAAGGACACGGTTATCTGGCTTCTTCCCCGTCCATAGACAAGCCTCCCTCAGCTCTTCACAACCTCACATCCCCAGCAGGTCCAGAAACGCTGTTCTCTGCAGCCGGCACAATGACCGCCACACCTTTGTTGTTCACTACAATCCATAA
- the vgll1 gene encoding transcription cofactor vestigial-like protein 1, with amino-acid sequence MEDRTDSPIAVKVEEQCVILTYFRGDIGSMVDAHFSRALSKVSKAKAPAVKTKKIRKPIKLEETSACQGNAADSYSESQVPPVAGRRLTFSPADDSPGPWHSFAARTAEAPGLPSIAYSLSPDGLSLTGQQYATSLLNLLHSDRGEMGPSMASTSKPELLPSWTVPQGFRDSVDPSVGYEPGRHLDKKDLYWY; translated from the exons ATGGAAGACAGAACAGACAGTCCGATAGCTGTGAAGGTGGAGGAGCAGTGTGTCATCCTGACTTACTTCCGGGGGGATATCGGCAGCATGGTGGATGCTCACTTCAGCCGTGCTCTCAGCAAAGTAAGCAAGGCCAAGGCTCCGGCagtgaagacaaagaaaatccGCAAACCTATTAAATTGG AGGAGACCAGCGCCTGTCAGGGCAATGCTGCTGACTCTTACTCAGAGTCACAGGTCCCTCCTGTAGCAGGTCGTCGCCTGACCTTCAGCCCTGCAGACGACTCCCCTGGCCCATGGCACTCCTTCGCTGCCAGGACAGCAGAAGCCCCGGGATTGCCATCCATCGCATACTCCCTGTCCCCAGATGGGTTGAGTCTTACTGGACAGCAGTATGCCACGTCCCTGCTCAACCTACTGCACAGTGACCGGGGTGAGATGGGACCTAGCATGGCCTCAACCTCCAAGCCAGAACTGCTTCCCAGCTGGACGGTGCCTCAAGGGTTTAGAGACTCTGTGGACCCCTCTGTAGGCTATGAACCTG GACGGCATCTGGACAAGAAGGATTTGTACTGGTACTGA